The Abditibacteriota bacterium genomic interval AAGAGTGCAGGCAGCGCAACGTGACCTTCGTGTTCTGCGGCACGGGCCGGCGCTTCATCAAGGACGGCAGGCTGTATGAGATAGAAGAAAACGCCCGCCAGAGCCGGCAGGCTTTCCTGTCCGGCCTGAGCTTTGAGGGCAAGCCCATAGAGTGGCGCCTGACCTTTCCCATGGGAGGTCTGCTGGACGACCGGGAGCTATACGCGCCATATTTCGGCAGGCGGTGCGGGACCTGCGGCATGCGGCCTGCCTGCAACGGCTGCAGCCGCTGCGGCAGATGCGGCGGGGAAGAGGAGCAGCTCTGAGTATGGTATTGCGTTCCCTTTACGACAGTCCGGCCCCTCGCCGAAGGCGCGGACCGGGCAGAGCCCCGCGTGACACACAAGGCTGATATTATGGCTGACAGACCCTTTCAGAACACCTGCGACTGCTATGACAAAAAACAGTGCCCTCATTGCGGCGGCCCCATCACCCGGGACATGTCCTATTGCCCGGAGTGCGGCTGGGACCTCTCGACCTATGCGCTGCTGGAAAGGCTCGGCTCCGTTGCCGCCGGCCAACGTCGGCAAAAGGCGGAGGAAGAAGAGGCGGCCCGCAGGCAGCAGCAAAAAGCAGAGACGCGGCAGGGCCTTTTGGGGCTCCTCTATATCCTGCTCTTCATCAGCGTCCCCGTCCTGCTGTATTTTCTCATGACCCGCTATGACTCCCGGCTGCTGCGCAGCTGCGGGTGGACCGTCATATTCGGCTGGGTGGCTTTTGTCGGCTGCTTTATACGCGAGAGCCTCATCGGCTTTTGGATGGTGGTTTTCGGTCTGGCGGTCCTGGCCCTCTGGCTGATCAATTATACCACGGCCACCCTCATAGTCCTGGGCCTTATGGTCGTCGGCTTCATCATATATGAGCTCCTGCCCCACCGCAGAAAAGACTGACAAAATGCCTGCGCCGCAAAAGCGGCGCAGGCTCGCTGTATCGTCAAACAGCCTTCAGCGCAAGTCTTTTCCCCGTCATCCCGGGGGATACTTCAGCATGCCAAACGCATCGGCATTTGCCGGTTTTCTCAAAGAGGCCGAGGGCATCTTCCGGAGTGAGAAGAGGCCCTATACCGGGACTTAACGGGAAGCTTGATCATTGTCCCCGGCAGGCCGGACGCTTTGGTCCTCAAGGCCGAAAAAACGGGCGGCATTGCGGAAGCAGATGCCTTCCGTAATAGCGCGCAGGGCTGCCTCGTCACAGGGGTATTCGCCGTCCTCCACCCATTTTCCCAGCATATCGCAGAGTATGCGGCGAAAATATTCGTGCCTTGTGTAGCTGAGGAAGCTGCGGGAATCGGTAAGCATCCCCACAAAGCCCGCCAGATAGCCTTCGTTGGCAAGACTGGTCATCTGGTCGATCATACCGCGCTTGTGGTCATTGAACCACCAGGCAGTGCCATGCTGCAATTTGCTCACCGCTTCGCCGGTCTGGAACGCGCCCATGACCGTTTCGATGGCAGCGTTGTCATTGGGATTCAGGGAATAGAGTATGGTCCTGGGCAGCTCTCCGGTCTCGTCCAATGAGCCGAGGAAGCCGGCCAGAGCCTTGACGGAAACCTGATCGCCGATGGAATCAACGCCTGCGTCGGGGCCCAGGGCCCTGAAGAGGCGCCGGGAGTTGTCGCGCATCACGCCAAAGTGGATCTGCATCACGACCCCCTGACGGGCATATTCACGCCCCAATTCCGTCAGCAGCGCAGTCTTGAACCGGGCTTCTTCCCGAGGAGTGGGAAGCGCGCCCTCAAGACGCCGCCGGAAGATGGCGCTGACTTCCTCCTCCGAAGCCGGCGCAAACGGCACCGCCTCCATGCCGTGATCGGAGACACGGCAGCCCAGCTCCGCGAAGGCCCTCAGCCTGCTTTTGAGAGCCTCCACCAGCTCCCCGTAGCTGCCGATACGGCCCAGTTTTTTCAGATACTCCGTATAATCCGCCTTTTCTATGCCTAAGGCCTTGTCGGGACGGAAGCCGGGCAATACACGCGTCTTAAAGCTCTTGTCCCCGGCGATCTTCCTGTGCCATTCCAGCGTATCCGCAGGATCGTCAGTGGTACAGAGCGCAAAGACGTTGGAGCGTTCGATGAGTCTTCTGGCGCTCATGTCCGGGCTATGCAGCGCCCGGCCGGTCAGCTGCCAGACTTCCTCTGCGGTGCTGCCGTTCAGGATACCCTCATAGCCAAAATAGTTCCGCAGCTCAAGATGGCTCCAGTGATACAGCGGATTGCCGATGGCAAGCGCCAGGGTCTCCGCCCATTTTTGGAACTTGGCCCTGTCCGGCGCGTCCCCGGTAATATAGCGTTCCTCCACACCGGCAGAGCGCATCAGCCTCCACTTGTAGTGGTCGCGGGCCAGCCAGAGCTGGGTGATGTTGTCGAACTGCCGATCCTCGCAGATCTCGCAGGGATCCAAATGGCAGTGGAAATCGATGATGGGCAAGGATGCCGCAAGATCATGATAAAGGCGCCTCGCCGTTTCGGTGGACAGCAAAAAATCCCTGTCCATAAAAGACTTCATATACCCTACCTCAGTATTCATCCGGAGCACAGGCCCGGACTGTTCGCCCTTGCGCTTATACGCCGCTGTAGGCGGAAAAACCGCCGTCAATGGGTATGGTCACGCCGGTGATGAAGCCGGCGGCTTCGTTGTTCAGCAAAAACAGGACTGCGCCCGATAGCTCCTTTTCCGGATCGCCAAAGCGGCCCATAGGCGTGGCTGCAAGGATCTTGTGAGTACGCTCGGTGGGGGTGCCGTCGGGGTTGAACAGCAGCGCGTGGTTCTGACTGCTGGCAAAAAAGCCGGGAGCGATGGCATTCACCCGGATGCCGGCTTTGGAGAAATAGACCGCCAGCCACCGGGTAAAGTTGGTGACGGCCGCTTTTGCTCCGGAATACGCAGGGATCTTGGTCAGGGGCGTATAGGCATTCATGGAGCTGATATTCAGGATAGAGCAGCCTTCTCTGCCCACCATTTGCCGGGCAAAGGCTTGAGTGGGAATGAGAGTGCCTATGAAGTTCAGGTCAAACACGAATTTCACGCCATCCTTGTCCAGGTCGAAAAAGCTCTTGATATCGGCCTCGATATCGCCCTCTTCATAGTATTCCTTGTCCGTAGTGGCCCGGGGATTGTTGCCCCCTGCCCCGTTGAGCAATATATCGCAGGGACCGAGATCGGCCAGCACGGCGTCCGCAACTGCATAACAGGAATCACGATCCAGCACGTTACAGGCGAAGGCTTTCGCGCAGCCGCCTTCCGCTGCTATCTCTGCCGTGACTTGCTGCGCCTTATCATAGTTCAGGTCCAGCAAAGCGACCTTTGCGCCGGCCCGCGCCAGCACCTTTGCGAATGCAGAACAGAGTACTCCGGCAGCTCCGGTGACCACGGCGACCTTGCCGGTGAGATCGGTGTTCAGGATATTCTTTTGCATATCACCTGCCCTCCCCGGCCAATTTGTCCATCAGATCCCAGGCGCCCAGCATGTACATAATGCCCAGAGCGCGGTCATAGAGCCCGTAGCCGGGACGCACGCTGCCCGGCTTCTCGTCCCACAGATGCCGCCCGTGATCGGGCCGGATGTAGCCTTCAAAGCCGCAGTCGTGGTAGGCCCGGAGGATATCCAGGATACCCGTCTCGCCGTCGCAGTCCCGATGGGACGCCTCGGCAAAATCTCCGTTGGGGAAATGCCTGATGTTGCGGATGTGGGCAAAGGCGATGCGGTCGCAATGTCTGCGCACGATATCTGCCACATTGTTCCGGGGATCGGCGTTCAGACTCCCGGAGCAGAGAGTCAGACAGTTGCAGGGATCGTCCACCATACTCAAAAACCGGGCGATGCCGGCCTCGTCCACCAACAGCCGGGGCAGCCCGAAAATATCCCAGGGGGGATCGTCCATGTGGATGGCCATCTTGATATCACACTCATGGCAGACGGGCATGAGCTTCTCCAGAAAATACTGCAGGTTGCCCCACAGCATTTCCTTTGTCACAGGCTTGTATGCGGCAAAGAGCTCGTCCAGCCTGGCCATGCGTTCCGGTTCCCAGCCGGGGAAGGTCATATGATACTTTTCGGTAAAGGACATCACGTATTCCGCCATCTGCTTCGGATCATCCTGGATCATGTCCTTCTGATAATACAATGAGGTGGAGCCGTCGTCCGCGGGATGGAACAGTTCGCTGCGGGTCCAGTCAAAGACAGGCATGAAATTATAGCAGATGACCTTCACGCCAAAAGGCCGGAGATTGCGGATGGTCAGTATGTAGTTGTCGATATACTTGTCTCTCGTCGGCAGACCGATCTTGATATCGTCGTGCACGTTCACAGATTCCACTACGTCGGCGTTGAAGCCCGCGGCGCGTATCGGTCCGACAGCCTCCGCGATCTCGTCCTGCTGCCAGATCTCCCCGGGGAGTTTGTCGTGCAGCGCCCACACGATAGTACTCACCCCCGGGATCTGCCGGATATCCGACAGACTGATCTTATCATTCCCCACACCATACCAGCGAAAGCCCATTTGCATCGGCATGTTTCTGTCTCCTTTGTTTCTGTGTATAATTCAATTATATATAGATCCGCGGCTTTTTTTCAAGCTTCCCCGCCCGGGCAGCCGAAACAGGGAATACCGCCATCTTCCGCAGCAAACCCGGAATCCGAA includes:
- the uxaC gene encoding glucuronate isomerase produces the protein MKSFMDRDFLLSTETARRLYHDLAASLPIIDFHCHLDPCEICEDRQFDNITQLWLARDHYKWRLMRSAGVEERYITGDAPDRAKFQKWAETLALAIGNPLYHWSHLELRNYFGYEGILNGSTAEEVWQLTGRALHSPDMSARRLIERSNVFALCTTDDPADTLEWHRKIAGDKSFKTRVLPGFRPDKALGIEKADYTEYLKKLGRIGSYGELVEALKSRLRAFAELGCRVSDHGMEAVPFAPASEEEVSAIFRRRLEGALPTPREEARFKTALLTELGREYARQGVVMQIHFGVMRDNSRRLFRALGPDAGVDSIGDQVSVKALAGFLGSLDETGELPRTILYSLNPNDNAAIETVMGAFQTGEAVSKLQHGTAWWFNDHKRGMIDQMTSLANEGYLAGFVGMLTDSRSFLSYTRHEYFRRILCDMLGKWVEDGEYPCDEAALRAITEGICFRNAARFFGLEDQSVRPAGDNDQASR
- the uxuA gene encoding mannonate dehydratase, with product MPMQMGFRWYGVGNDKISLSDIRQIPGVSTIVWALHDKLPGEIWQQDEIAEAVGPIRAAGFNADVVESVNVHDDIKIGLPTRDKYIDNYILTIRNLRPFGVKVICYNFMPVFDWTRSELFHPADDGSTSLYYQKDMIQDDPKQMAEYVMSFTEKYHMTFPGWEPERMARLDELFAAYKPVTKEMLWGNLQYFLEKLMPVCHECDIKMAIHMDDPPWDIFGLPRLLVDEAGIARFLSMVDDPCNCLTLCSGSLNADPRNNVADIVRRHCDRIAFAHIRNIRHFPNGDFAEASHRDCDGETGILDILRAYHDCGFEGYIRPDHGRHLWDEKPGSVRPGYGLYDRALGIMYMLGAWDLMDKLAGEGR
- a CDS encoding SDR family oxidoreductase, coding for MQKNILNTDLTGKVAVVTGAAGVLCSAFAKVLARAGAKVALLDLNYDKAQQVTAEIAAEGGCAKAFACNVLDRDSCYAVADAVLADLGPCDILLNGAGGNNPRATTDKEYYEEGDIEADIKSFFDLDKDGVKFVFDLNFIGTLIPTQAFARQMVGREGCSILNISSMNAYTPLTKIPAYSGAKAAVTNFTRWLAVYFSKAGIRVNAIAPGFFASSQNHALLFNPDGTPTERTHKILAATPMGRFGDPEKELSGAVLFLLNNEAAGFITGVTIPIDGGFSAYSGV